Proteins encoded together in one Lathyrus oleraceus cultivar Zhongwan6 chromosome 5, CAAS_Psat_ZW6_1.0, whole genome shotgun sequence window:
- the LOC127084820 gene encoding glyceraldehyde-3-phosphate dehydrogenase, cytosolic-like gives MTYMFKYDSVHGQWKNDELTVKDSNTLLFGQKPVTVFAHRNPEEIPWASTGADIIVESTGVFTDKDKAAAHLKGGAKKVIISAPSKDAPMFVVGVNENEYKPEFDIISNASCTTNCLAPLAKVINDRFGIVKGLMTTVHSITATQKTVDGPSSKDWRGGRAASFNIIPSSTGAAKAVGKVLPALNGKLTGMSFRVPTVDVSVVDLTVRLEKAATYDEIKAAIK, from the exons ATG ACGTATATGTTTAAGTACGACAGTGTTCACGGACAGTGGAAGAACGACGAACTCACCGTCAAGGACTCTAACACTCTTCTCTTCGGTCAGAAGCCAGTTACTGTCTTTGCACACAG GAACCCAGAAGAGATCCCATGGGCCAGCACTGGTGCTGATATCATTGTTGAGTCTACTGGTGTTTTTACTGATAAGGACAAGGCTGCTGCTCATTTGAAG GGTGGTGCCAAGAAGGTCATCATTTCTGCTCCCAGTAAAGATGCTCCCATGTTTGTTGTTGGTGTTAACGAGAATGAATACAAGCCAGAGTTTGACATTATTTCCAATGCTAGCTGCACCACCAACTGCCTTGCACCACTTGCAAAG GTTATTAATGACAGGTTTGGCATTGTTAAGGGTCTCATGACCACTGTCCATTCCATCACCG CCACCCAGAAGACTGTTGATGGACCATCAAGCAAGGACTGGAGAGGTGGAAGAGCTGCTTCATTTAACATCATTCCCAGCAGTACCGGAGCTGCTAAG GCTGTCGGCAAAGTGCTTCCTGCTTTGAATGGAAAGTTGACCGGTATGTCATTCCGTGTCCCAACTGTGGATGTCTCCGTTGTTGACCTTACAGTGAGGCTCGAGAAGGCCGCCACCTATGATGAAATCAAAGCTGCTATCAAGTAA